ACGCAGAAGGGGCAAACGCCGCAAGCATGAAGCCTGATACCGCCAGCGCCCGCCCGGCGGATACTAGGGAAGTGCCGGCATCCTGCAGGCGCCTCTGTCTGTCGGCGGTGTGCGTTGAAAAAACACGCTGGTGCATGAAATCTTCCTCAATGTTGCGACGAAATCCTAACTGTCCACGGATGGCGCGGACGGGGGAACCCGTCAGGCGATCGGTACGCCGCTTGGCTTAGGCGCGTTCGCGTTCCAGGCAGCGCTTTTCAATTCCCGGCGCATGCACGCGACCAAAAGCGAACCGAGTGACCGGCCAGCCCGCATGCACTGCGCTGACGTTAGATTAGATGGAGCGGCTAGCTGGCTTCGCCGACCGCCAACCGCAGCGGCGACGTACCTCAGCCGAGGCGAGGAAAGGCGTTTCGTTCAGCCAGCCTGAGGGTCACAGGCGAGGTGGTCGATCTAGGCGAGACGGAATCCAGCCCGTAATGGAAGGGGGGAGGGAAATATAAGCGTACTCGAAGTGCTCCATTGCAGGAGCGGGCACCTCGAACGGCGGCGGCGCTGACGCTCCTACGCAGCAGGCACTGCAGGCCCGGCACGACGGGTGTTTCTGATGCGAGCCCTGATCGCAGGGCATATCCTGATGGGCAACAGCGTTGCTGGCATGCTGGGATGCCCTCGCCATCATCATTGCGGGCTCATCGCAATCGTCCATCACATCGGCGTTCTGACTTGTGATGGAGCTATGCGCCATCGTGCATGGCAATTTGACCGAAGCAGCGCTGCCTTGTAGGGGCAGCGATACGATCAGTATCCACAGCATGATGAGTCGGGCTAGAGGGCGCATGTTGACGAATCTAACATATACAAATAAGGCATGTGCACACGATACAGCTATTCAATACGCTTCGACCCCTTAATGCTTAGGTCACAACAACGCCGAGACTTATTTAAGTCTTAAAGAGGCTTGTCGGGTATGCTCACGGAAACCGTTGCGCATGCTAAAATCAGAGTGTGAAAGCCATTCTGAAAGTCCTGATCGTCTGGATCACGTTGCTAGCGGTGCCGCTCCATGGTTTCGCTTCCTCAACGATGTCCGCATGCGCGCCGCTGCCAGCTGCGGCGCTGCACGATCATGACCACGATGGGATGACCGACAATGGGGGCTCGGCCAATGTCGACGCACATAACGGTCACGCTGCACCGGACGCGCATTCCGACCATGCCCGCTCGGCTCATCATCACGCCGGCAAATGTGCTGCCTGCGCGACATGCGGCTCCTGCGTCGCCATGGCGCCGTCGTTTATTGCCGTGCTGCCTGTATCCGCAGCTCCCTTAATCACCGTGCCGTTCAACCAGCATCTCCTGCAGTCGGTCGATCTTGCGCTGCCAGAGCGACCTCCCCGCGCCTGACCTTCCACACCGCTGAACGCATCGTTCGTGCCTGGCGCGAACATGTCCGGCCATGCCTTGGCCGCTACCAGTTCCGCGCGTGCTGCTAAACGTACCTATAAATGAAATGGACCGCGACAGGCCGACGAGCTGCGTCGCGCGTCCAAAGCATCCAACAATCCTTGATTTTTCTGGAGCCCCAAATGACTCGTTTTTCCACTTTGTTCCGCACCGTCATCGTTTCCGCTGGTCTTTCGCTGGCAGCCGTCAATGCATTCGCACAGACCCACGACCACAGCCACCAGCACGACGCAATGCCTGCGACTTCGCAGGATGATGCCAATGCCCTGGCCGAGGGCGAGGTCAAGAAGGTCGACAAGGAGGCCGGTAAACTGACCGTTCAGCACGGCCCGCTGGTCAACCTCAACATGGCTGGGATGACCATGTCCTTCAAGGTGCAGGATCCG
This window of the Massilia sp. WG5 genome carries:
- a CDS encoding DUF2946 family protein → MKAILKVLIVWITLLAVPLHGFASSTMSACAPLPAAALHDHDHDGMTDNGGSANVDAHNGHAAPDAHSDHARSAHHHAGKCAACATCGSCVAMAPSFIAVLPVSAAPLITVPFNQHLLQSVDLALPERPPRA
- a CDS encoding copper-binding protein; the protein is MTRFSTLFRTVIVSAGLSLAAVNAFAQTHDHSHQHDAMPATSQDDANALAEGEVKKVDKEAGKLTVQHGPLVNLNMAGMTMSFKVQDPAMLDQVKAGDKIRLRVERVNGAFTVTKLQAAN